Proteins encoded in a region of the Roseateles sp. SL47 genome:
- the lexA gene encoding transcriptional repressor LexA produces MNTPPKLTARQQQIFDLVRRSIERTGSPPTRAEIAQQLGFRSANAAEEHLQALARKGVIELVGGTARGIRLPSPALKQVNQAREHSQFALPLASLAQLTLPLVGRVAAGAPILAEEHVEQHYSVDPSTFSRMPDYLLRVRGMSMKDIGIMDGDLLAVQKASEARNGQIVVARLGDEVTVKRFQRHAGGVRLLPENTEFEPIEVAAGDESFALEGLAVGLIRAQFN; encoded by the coding sequence GTGAACACACCACCAAAACTCACCGCCCGCCAACAACAGATCTTTGACCTGGTCCGGCGCAGCATCGAGCGCACCGGCTCGCCACCCACCCGCGCGGAAATCGCACAGCAGCTGGGCTTTCGCTCGGCCAACGCGGCGGAAGAACATCTTCAGGCGCTGGCCCGCAAGGGCGTCATCGAACTGGTTGGCGGCACGGCTCGTGGCATTCGTCTGCCCTCGCCCGCCCTGAAGCAGGTCAATCAGGCGCGTGAACACAGCCAGTTCGCACTCCCCCTGGCCAGCCTCGCGCAGTTGACGCTTCCGCTGGTCGGCCGGGTGGCAGCAGGCGCGCCCATCCTGGCGGAGGAACATGTCGAGCAGCACTATAGCGTCGATCCCTCCACCTTCTCCCGCATGCCGGACTACCTGCTGCGTGTACGCGGCATGAGCATGAAAGACATTGGCATCATGGATGGCGACCTGCTTGCCGTGCAAAAGGCCAGTGAAGCCCGCAATGGTCAGATCGTGGTGGCCCGGTTGGGCGACGAGGTCACGGTGAAGCGCTTCCAGCGCCACGCGGGTGGTGTGCGTCTGCTGCCGGAGAACACAGAGTTTGAGCCCATCGAAGTCGCGGCGGGGGACGAGTCCTTTGCGCTGGAGGGCTTGGCGGTGGGCTTGATTCGGGCGCAGTTCAACTGA
- a CDS encoding ABC-F family ATP-binding cassette domain-containing protein, whose product MITLRNITLRRGTKVVLDDASVTLQPGEKVGLVGRNGAGKSSLFALLTDRLHSDKGDVEIPRQWAVGEVAQNMPETDMPATEFVLEGDTRLMAARAALQKAEDEDDGHAIAEAHGLLMDAGAFDAPARAQALLMGLGFKGAQVDAPVNSFSGGWRMRLQLARALMCPADLMLLDEPTNHLDLDALVWLEAWLQRYDGTLIVISHDREFLDAITKVTLHLDEAKLHRYGGNYTAFEAMRAERMVLQQAAFEKQQDRMAHLQKFIDRFKAKASKAKQAQSRVKALERMERLAPVLTSADFSFSFREPLSLPNPMLMFDQVAVGYLTPGAPEGDQKVIVRGVDRSVLAGQRFGILGANGQGKSTLVKTIARMQPSLGGTITEGKGLSIGYFAQQEMDVLRPDEGPLQHMVRLAKEVSPSAREQELRDFLGQFRFVGDMVNQAVGSLSGGEKARLVLAMLVWQRPNLLLLDEPTNHLDLQTREALSMALNEFEGTVMLVSHDRALLREVCDEFWLVADGKVAPFDGDLDDYQRWLLEQSKEAARQAKELAKRDKASAGLSTSSGSGGAATAATASAVAASAASAPAPVAAPAPVAAAPAPIASREDRKAAGQARQRVAEQTRPLRKEMEQIDTRLQALHGERNRLEAELATGTLSPMQIADAGKRLKAIGDEVEDKEMRWLELSEQVDALQSAS is encoded by the coding sequence ATGATCACACTTCGCAACATCACGCTGCGCCGCGGCACGAAGGTCGTGCTGGACGACGCCAGCGTCACCCTGCAACCCGGCGAAAAGGTCGGCCTGGTGGGACGCAACGGGGCAGGCAAGTCCAGCCTGTTTGCCTTGCTGACCGACCGTCTGCACAGCGACAAGGGCGACGTCGAAATCCCCCGCCAGTGGGCCGTGGGTGAAGTGGCCCAGAACATGCCGGAAACCGACATGCCGGCCACCGAATTCGTGCTGGAGGGCGACACCCGCCTGATGGCCGCACGCGCGGCCTTGCAGAAGGCTGAAGACGAGGACGATGGCCACGCCATTGCCGAAGCCCATGGCCTGCTGATGGATGCCGGCGCCTTTGACGCCCCCGCCCGTGCGCAGGCCCTGCTGATGGGCCTGGGCTTCAAGGGGGCGCAGGTGGATGCGCCGGTGAACAGCTTCTCGGGCGGCTGGCGCATGCGCCTGCAACTGGCCCGTGCGCTGATGTGCCCGGCCGACCTGATGCTGCTGGACGAGCCGACCAACCACTTGGACCTGGACGCCCTGGTCTGGTTGGAAGCCTGGCTGCAGCGGTATGACGGCACGCTGATCGTCATCAGCCACGACCGCGAATTCCTGGACGCGATCACCAAGGTCACGCTGCATCTGGACGAAGCCAAGCTGCATCGGTACGGTGGCAACTACACCGCCTTCGAAGCGATGCGGGCCGAGCGGATGGTGCTGCAGCAGGCAGCGTTCGAGAAGCAGCAGGACCGCATGGCCCATCTGCAGAAATTCATCGATCGCTTCAAGGCCAAGGCCAGCAAGGCCAAGCAGGCCCAGAGCCGGGTGAAGGCGCTGGAGCGCATGGAACGTCTCGCGCCGGTGCTGACGTCGGCGGATTTCAGCTTCTCGTTCCGCGAGCCGCTCAGCCTGCCCAACCCGATGCTGATGTTTGATCAGGTCGCCGTGGGCTATCTCACGCCCGGCGCGCCGGAAGGTGACCAGAAAGTCATCGTGCGGGGTGTGGACCGGTCGGTGCTGGCCGGCCAGCGTTTCGGCATCCTGGGCGCCAACGGTCAGGGCAAGTCGACGCTGGTGAAGACCATCGCGCGCATGCAGCCCTCGCTGGGCGGCACCATCACCGAAGGCAAGGGCCTTTCCATCGGCTACTTCGCCCAGCAGGAAATGGATGTGCTGCGGCCCGACGAAGGTCCGCTGCAGCACATGGTGCGTCTGGCCAAGGAGGTGAGCCCGTCGGCACGGGAGCAGGAGCTGCGCGACTTCCTGGGGCAGTTCCGCTTTGTCGGGGACATGGTCAACCAGGCGGTGGGCAGTCTTTCCGGCGGGGAAAAAGCGCGCCTGGTGCTGGCCATGCTGGTGTGGCAACGCCCCAATCTGCTGCTGCTGGACGAACCGACCAACCATTTGGATCTCCAGACCCGTGAAGCGCTGTCGATGGCGCTCAACGAGTTCGAAGGCACGGTGATGCTGGTCAGCCATGACCGCGCGCTGCTGCGCGAGGTCTGCGACGAGTTCTGGCTGGTGGCCGACGGCAAGGTCGCGCCATTTGACGGCGATCTGGACGACTATCAGCGGTGGCTGCTCGAGCAGTCCAAGGAAGCCGCCCGGCAGGCGAAGGAACTGGCCAAGCGGGACAAGGCGTCGGCAGGGCTCTCGACCTCGTCGGGCTCCGGCGGCGCTGCAACGGCGGCGACGGCGTCGGCTGTTGCGGCCTCCGCTGCCTCGGCTCCGGCCCCCGTGGCTGCGCCCGCACCTGTGGCGGCTGCGCCCGCCCCCATCGCTTCCCGCGAGGACCGCAAGGCCGCCGGGCAGGCCCGGCAGCGCGTGGCGGAACAGACCCGGCCATTGCGCAAGGAAATGGAGCAGATCGACACCCGGCTCCAGGCACTGCATGGAGAACGCAATCGGCTGGAAGCGGAACTGGCAACGGGGACCCTGTCTCCCATGCAGATCGCCGATGCCGGCAAACGTCTCAAAGCGATTGGTGACGAGGTCGAGGACAAGGAAATGCGCTGGCTGGAATTGAGCGAACAGGTGGACGCGCTGCAGTCAGCGAGTTGA
- a CDS encoding organic hydroperoxide resistance protein has translation MAIEKALYTATATATGGRAGTAQSSDGALKLDLSTPKELGGAGGNGTNPEQLFAAGYSACFIGAMKAVSARNKVALPAEVSITSDVSIGPHANKPGAFGIAVAMKISVPGMDRAALETLVAQAHEVCPYSNATRGNIDVTLTVV, from the coding sequence ATGGCCATCGAGAAAGCCCTCTACACCGCCACCGCCACTGCCACCGGAGGCCGCGCCGGTACCGCCCAGTCGTCGGACGGCGCGCTGAAGCTGGACCTGTCCACGCCCAAGGAACTGGGTGGCGCGGGCGGCAACGGCACCAATCCGGAACAGCTGTTTGCAGCCGGTTATTCGGCCTGCTTCATCGGCGCGATGAAGGCCGTGTCGGCCCGCAACAAGGTGGCCCTGCCGGCCGAAGTCTCCATCACCAGCGACGTCTCCATCGGCCCGCACGCCAACAAGCCGGGTGCTTTTGGCATCGCCGTGGCCATGAAGATCTCGGTGCCGGGCATGGACCGCGCCGCGCTCGAAACCCTGGTGGCTCAAGCCCACGAGGTGTGCCCGTACTCGAACGCCACGCGTGGCAACATCGACGTCACCCTGACGGTGGTCTGA
- a CDS encoding PilT/PilU family type 4a pilus ATPase — protein MSTGNMERILRLMAEKGASDTYLSANMPVLIKINGQMVQVSDQLLTPTQPKQLIAEVIDPQHLAELDQTGELNLAVSIPKVGSFRLSGFRQRGSIAAVFRHIPHVIPSLESLGLPTILGKLVTEKRGLILMVGATGTGKSTTLASMLEHRNQTMTGHILTIEDPVEYLFANKRSLVNQREVGRDTATLQVALKNALRQAPDCILIGEIRDRDTMTAAISYALSGHLVLATLHGNNSYHALNRIMSFYTPESRPAMLNDLGAGLKAVVSQRLLRSTQGGRVPAIEILLNTKLISELIEQGDFAGVKEAMEKSIAEGSQSFEEHFAQLINTGVITREEGLAFADSPTNLLWRLQNDMTGGKQQAGNKKEEPAADEASFTSITLDVQPG, from the coding sequence ATGAGCACGGGAAACATGGAGCGGATCCTCCGCCTGATGGCTGAAAAAGGCGCGTCGGACACCTATCTGTCGGCCAACATGCCGGTCTTGATCAAGATCAACGGCCAGATGGTCCAGGTGTCTGACCAGTTGCTGACCCCCACCCAGCCCAAGCAGCTGATCGCTGAAGTCATCGACCCGCAGCACCTGGCCGAGCTGGACCAGACCGGTGAACTGAACCTCGCGGTCTCCATCCCCAAAGTCGGCAGCTTCCGGCTCTCCGGCTTCCGCCAGCGCGGCTCCATTGCCGCCGTGTTCCGCCACATCCCGCACGTCATTCCCTCGCTGGAGAGCCTCGGCCTCCCAACCATCCTGGGCAAGCTGGTGACCGAAAAGCGGGGCCTGATCCTGATGGTGGGCGCCACCGGCACCGGCAAGAGCACCACACTGGCCTCGATGCTGGAGCATCGCAACCAGACCATGACCGGCCACATCCTCACCATCGAGGACCCGGTGGAATACCTGTTTGCCAACAAGCGCTCGCTGGTGAACCAGCGGGAAGTGGGGCGGGACACCGCCACCCTGCAAGTGGCCCTGAAAAACGCGCTGCGCCAGGCGCCGGACTGCATCCTGATCGGCGAAATCCGGGACCGCGACACCATGACCGCGGCCATCTCCTACGCGCTGTCCGGCCACCTGGTGCTGGCCACCCTGCACGGCAACAACAGCTACCACGCCCTGAACCGGATCATGTCCTTCTACACGCCGGAATCCCGCCCGGCGATGCTGAACGACCTGGGCGCCGGCCTCAAGGCGGTGGTGTCGCAGCGCCTGCTGCGCTCCACCCAGGGCGGCCGTGTGCCGGCCATCGAAATCCTGCTCAACACCAAGCTGATTTCCGAGCTGATCGAGCAGGGCGACTTCGCAGGCGTGAAGGAAGCGATGGAAAAATCCATCGCCGAAGGCTCGCAGAGCTTTGAGGAACACTTCGCCCAGCTCATCAACACCGGCGTCATCACCCGCGAAGAAGGCCTGGCCTTCGCCGACTCCCCCACCAACCTGTTGTGGCGTCTGCAAAACGACATGACCGGCGGCAAGCAGCAAGCCGGCAACAAGAAGGAAGAGCCGGCCGCCGACGAAGCCAGCTTCACTTCCATTACGCTGGACGTGCAGCCAGGGTGA
- the dapD gene encoding 2,3,4,5-tetrahydropyridine-2,6-dicarboxylate N-succinyltransferase, translated as MTQDLQSIIDLAWESRANLNPANAPDVRKAVDDVLAALDAGTLRVAERKSVGDWTVHQWVKKAVLLSFRLNDNRQMGAGDLTFFDKVPTKFGGMSDEQLRATGVRVVPPAVARRGSYMARNVVLMPSYVNIGAYVDEGTMVDTWATVGSCAQIGKNVHLSGGVGIGGVLEPLQANPTIIEDNCFIGARSEIVEGVIVEENSVISMGVYIGQSTPIYDRETDTVSYGRVPAGSVVISGSLPKNDGKYSLYAAIIVKKVDAGTRAKTSINELLRP; from the coding sequence ATGACGCAAGACCTGCAATCCATCATCGACCTGGCCTGGGAAAGCCGTGCCAACCTCAACCCCGCCAATGCCCCGGACGTGCGCAAGGCCGTGGACGACGTGCTGGCCGCCCTGGACGCCGGCACCCTGCGGGTGGCCGAGCGCAAGAGCGTGGGGGACTGGACGGTGCACCAATGGGTGAAGAAGGCCGTGCTGCTGTCCTTCCGCCTGAATGACAACCGCCAGATGGGCGCCGGCGACCTGACCTTCTTTGACAAGGTGCCCACCAAGTTTGGCGGCATGAGCGACGAGCAGTTGCGCGCCACCGGCGTGCGGGTGGTCCCCCCGGCGGTGGCCCGCCGCGGCAGCTACATGGCCCGCAACGTGGTGCTGATGCCCTCCTACGTCAACATCGGCGCCTATGTCGATGAGGGCACGATGGTGGACACCTGGGCCACCGTCGGGTCCTGCGCCCAGATCGGCAAGAACGTTCACCTGAGTGGCGGCGTGGGCATCGGCGGTGTGCTGGAACCGCTGCAGGCCAACCCGACCATCATCGAAGACAACTGCTTCATCGGCGCCCGTTCCGAGATCGTGGAAGGCGTGATCGTGGAAGAGAATTCGGTGATCTCGATGGGCGTCTACATCGGCCAGAGCACTCCCATCTACGACCGTGAGACCGACACCGTCAGCTATGGCCGTGTGCCGGCCGGCTCGGTGGTCATCAGCGGCTCGCTGCCCAAGAACGACGGCAAGTACAGCCTCTACGCCGCCATCATCGTGAAGAAGGTCGACGCCGGCACCCGCGCCAAGACCAGCATCAACGAGCTGCTGCGCCCCTGA
- a CDS encoding MarR family winged helix-turn-helix transcriptional regulator, with translation MSNAAHPSNPSLTGSPAAEAAATDWLRLDQQLCFALYASSLAMTKLYKPLLSPLGLTYPQYLVMLVLWESDGLAVSALGERLGLDSGTLTPLLKRLQTQGLVERRRSDKDERRVDIHLSEAGRSLRAQAVGIPEQLACASACSLDELQTLTRQLQDLRSSVLHHLEQADRTRPPG, from the coding sequence ATGTCGAACGCAGCCCATCCCAGCAACCCGTCCCTCACGGGCAGCCCAGCCGCTGAGGCTGCGGCCACGGATTGGCTGCGGCTGGACCAGCAACTCTGCTTTGCGCTCTACGCCAGCTCCCTGGCGATGACCAAGCTCTACAAGCCCTTGCTGTCCCCGCTGGGGCTGACCTATCCCCAATACCTGGTCATGCTGGTGTTGTGGGAGTCGGATGGCCTGGCCGTATCCGCCCTTGGGGAACGACTGGGCCTGGATTCCGGCACGCTCACGCCGCTGCTCAAGCGTCTGCAAACCCAGGGCCTGGTGGAACGCCGCCGCAGCGACAAGGACGAACGGCGGGTGGATATCCACCTGTCGGAGGCAGGCCGTTCCCTGCGTGCGCAGGCGGTCGGCATCCCTGAACAACTGGCTTGTGCCAGTGCCTGCAGCCTGGATGAGCTACAGACGCTGACACGGCAATTGCAAGATTTGCGGTCCAGTGTCCTGCACCATCTGGAGCAGGCCGACCGCACCCGTCCCCCGGGCTGA
- the prmB gene encoding 50S ribosomal protein L3 N(5)-glutamine methyltransferase, with protein MTLLELIEAQAARLHEAGVSFGHGTTNAFDEAAWLVMWKLEIPLETLDDHAEDPVDDIGIEAVQALVQERIVSRKPAAYLTREAWLQGVPFYVDERAIVPRSFIAELIADATIDAWLSDQTVRVLDLCTGNGSLAVLAAMAWPDVQVDAIDLSEDALAVARINVGRHALSDRIRLLQGDGLAPADGAYDLILCNPPYVNSASMQALPPEYQAEPALALAGGTDGMDFIRQLLARAPEHLTEHGVLVLEIGNEREFFEAAFPTLAAAWLDTSAGEDQVLLLTRDALVAAR; from the coding sequence GTGACGCTGCTGGAATTGATTGAGGCCCAGGCCGCCCGCCTCCACGAGGCGGGCGTTTCATTTGGGCATGGCACCACCAACGCCTTTGACGAGGCCGCGTGGCTGGTGATGTGGAAACTGGAGATCCCGCTGGAGACCCTGGACGACCATGCGGAAGATCCGGTGGATGACATCGGCATTGAAGCGGTGCAAGCACTGGTGCAGGAACGGATCGTCAGCCGCAAGCCGGCCGCGTATCTGACCCGCGAAGCCTGGCTGCAGGGCGTGCCGTTCTACGTGGATGAACGCGCCATCGTGCCGCGCAGCTTCATTGCCGAACTGATCGCCGATGCCACCATCGATGCGTGGTTGTCCGACCAGACCGTGCGTGTGCTGGACCTGTGCACCGGCAACGGCAGCCTGGCCGTGCTGGCAGCCATGGCCTGGCCGGACGTGCAGGTGGATGCCATCGACCTGAGCGAGGACGCGCTGGCCGTGGCCCGCATCAATGTCGGCCGGCATGCCTTGAGCGACCGCATCCGGCTGCTGCAGGGCGACGGACTGGCCCCCGCCGACGGCGCCTATGACCTCATCCTGTGCAACCCGCCCTATGTGAACAGCGCCTCGATGCAGGCCCTGCCACCGGAATATCAGGCCGAGCCTGCGCTGGCCTTGGCCGGCGGCACCGACGGCATGGACTTCATCCGCCAGTTGCTGGCGCGTGCGCCCGAGCACCTGACCGAGCACGGCGTACTGGTGCTGGAAATCGGCAACGAGCGCGAGTTCTTCGAAGCGGCCTTCCCCACCCTGGCTGCGGCCTGGCTGGACACCTCCGCAGGCGAGGACCAGGTGCTGCTGCTCACCCGTGACGCACTGGTGGCCGCCCGATGA
- the gltX gene encoding glutamate--tRNA ligase has translation MTSTVIRTRIAPSPTGFLHLGTARTALFSWAYARHHGGQFVLRIEDTDVARSTQDSVEQILASMQWLGLGYDEGPIYQMQRLERYHAVVQQMMEAGTAYYCYCTPEELNEMREAQKARGEKTRYDGRWRPEPGKTLPAVPAGVKPVVRFKNPLDGDVTWDDLVKGPITINNREIDDLIIMRPAGEEAGAGALGVPTYNFAVVVDDWDMKITHVFRGDEHINNTPWQINIFRALGAPLPQFGHIPVILGDDGLKLSKRRGAVSVTAYEENGYLPEAMLNYLARLGWSHGDDELFSRDQLVQWFDGTHISKSPAQWDPAKLEWVNAHYIKQADDARLAELVTAQLAKRGLPAPDRLTAMCALFKDRCSTTVALADWLAMYVAPVTPSEEDKAAHLTDAIKPAIHTLADKLDALGEADWTKAAISAAIKETITAHGVKMPQLAIPVRVLACGRAQTPSVDAVLELFNKEILVNRLRSV, from the coding sequence ATGACATCCACTGTGATCCGCACCCGCATCGCGCCGTCGCCGACGGGCTTCCTGCATCTGGGCACTGCCCGGACCGCCTTGTTCTCCTGGGCCTATGCCCGCCATCACGGTGGTCAGTTTGTGCTGCGCATCGAGGACACCGATGTGGCCCGTTCCACGCAGGACTCGGTGGAGCAGATCCTGGCCTCGATGCAGTGGCTGGGCCTGGGCTATGACGAAGGCCCCATCTATCAAATGCAGCGCCTGGAGCGCTACCACGCGGTGGTGCAGCAGATGATGGAGGCGGGTACGGCGTATTACTGCTACTGCACGCCGGAGGAGCTGAACGAGATGCGCGAAGCGCAGAAGGCCCGTGGCGAAAAGACTCGCTACGACGGCCGTTGGCGTCCGGAGCCGGGCAAGACCTTGCCCGCAGTGCCCGCCGGTGTGAAGCCGGTGGTGCGCTTCAAGAATCCGCTGGACGGTGATGTGACCTGGGACGACCTGGTCAAGGGCCCGATCACCATCAACAACCGCGAGATCGATGACCTCATCATCATGCGTCCGGCCGGTGAAGAGGCGGGTGCCGGTGCCCTGGGTGTGCCCACCTACAACTTTGCGGTGGTGGTGGACGACTGGGACATGAAGATCACCCATGTCTTCCGTGGTGATGAGCACATCAACAACACCCCGTGGCAGATCAACATCTTCCGCGCGCTGGGGGCGCCGCTGCCTCAATTCGGGCACATCCCGGTGATTCTGGGTGATGACGGCCTGAAGCTGTCCAAGCGCCGTGGCGCGGTGAGCGTCACCGCCTATGAAGAAAATGGCTATCTGCCGGAAGCGATGCTGAACTATCTGGCCCGCCTGGGCTGGAGCCACGGCGACGACGAACTCTTCAGCCGCGACCAGCTGGTGCAGTGGTTTGACGGCACGCACATCTCCAAGAGCCCGGCCCAGTGGGACCCGGCCAAGCTGGAATGGGTGAATGCCCATTACATCAAGCAGGCCGATGACGCTCGTCTGGCCGAACTGGTGACGGCCCAACTGGCCAAGCGCGGTTTGCCCGCGCCGGACCGCCTGACGGCCATGTGCGCGCTGTTCAAGGACCGTTGCAGCACCACCGTGGCGCTGGCCGATTGGTTGGCCATGTATGTGGCCCCGGTGACCCCTTCGGAAGAAGACAAGGCCGCGCATCTCACTGATGCGATCAAACCCGCCATTCACACGCTGGCGGACAAGCTGGACGCGCTGGGGGAGGCGGATTGGACCAAGGCCGCCATCAGCGCAGCCATCAAGGAAACCATTACGGCGCATGGCGTGAAGATGCCGCAGCTGGCCATTCCAGTGCGTGTACTGGCGTGCGGTCGTGCACAGACGCCGTCAGTCGATGCGGTGTTGGAACTCTTCAACAAAGAAATTTTGGTGAACCGCTTGCGTTCCGTTTAA
- a CDS encoding asparaginase: MQSRIERIVIIGTGGTIAGAAASATDNVGYKAGQLSVDSLVAAVPALRAESLEAEQLAQLDSKDMDVSTWARLARRVQAHLDRPEVRGIVITHGTDTLEETAYLLQRVLSPQKPVVLTAAMRPATALQADGPQNLLDAVAVAKSEGACGVVAVVAGQVLHGLELRKTHTYRLDAFEPGPDSGLLAVVEEGAVRRFRDWPQGVALGASTLPQDASDWPWVEVLASHAGAQARALEAWHQAGVQGVVLACTGNGTVHQALNGPVQALRQAGVPVWRTTRCAQGRIVGAPEEKGAALTPWAARIELTLELLQRR; this comes from the coding sequence TTGCAAAGCCGCATTGAGCGAATTGTCATCATCGGTACCGGCGGGACCATCGCCGGTGCCGCGGCTTCGGCCACGGACAACGTGGGCTACAAGGCCGGGCAGCTCTCGGTGGACTCGCTGGTGGCGGCCGTGCCGGCGCTCAGGGCCGAATCGCTGGAAGCTGAGCAACTGGCTCAGCTCGATAGCAAGGACATGGATGTGAGCACCTGGGCGCGCCTGGCGCGTCGGGTCCAGGCCCACCTGGACCGGCCGGAGGTGCGGGGCATCGTGATCACCCATGGCACCGACACGCTGGAAGAAACTGCCTATCTGCTGCAACGGGTGTTGTCTCCGCAAAAGCCGGTGGTGCTGACCGCCGCCATGCGGCCCGCCACGGCCTTGCAGGCGGATGGCCCGCAGAATTTGCTGGATGCCGTTGCTGTCGCCAAGTCCGAGGGGGCCTGCGGGGTGGTGGCGGTGGTGGCGGGTCAGGTCTTGCACGGTCTCGAACTGCGCAAGACGCACACCTACCGGCTCGATGCCTTCGAACCCGGCCCCGACAGCGGGCTGCTGGCCGTGGTGGAAGAGGGCGCCGTGCGCCGCTTTCGGGACTGGCCGCAAGGGGTGGCCCTGGGCGCTTCGACCTTGCCGCAAGACGCTTCGGACTGGCCCTGGGTGGAAGTGCTGGCCAGTCATGCAGGCGCGCAGGCGCGTGCCCTGGAGGCCTGGCATCAGGCCGGCGTGCAGGGGGTGGTGCTGGCCTGTACCGGCAATGGCACGGTGCATCAGGCGCTGAATGGGCCCGTCCAGGCACTCCGTCAGGCTGGGGTGCCGGTGTGGCGCACCACCCGATGTGCCCAGGGGCGCATCGTGGGCGCCCCAGAAGAAAAAGGGGCCGCCCTCACACCGTGGGCCGCCCGCATTGAGCTGACGCTGGAATTGCTCCAGCGTCGCTAG
- the dapE gene encoding succinyl-diaminopimelate desuccinylase encodes MTLLEQLIARPSVTPNDAGCLALIGDRLAALGFTLERMDSGPADFHVHNLWAVKNGRQPDGPRLVFAGHTDVVPTGELARWTSDPFVPTVRDGRLYGRGAADMKTSLAAMVVAAEDFVAAHPDHAGSIAFLLTSDEEGPARDGTVVCVERLRERGERLDFCIVGEPTSVEQLGDTVKNGRRGSLSGRLRVIGIQGHVAYPHLARNPVHQAAPALAALAGMTWDAGNAYFPPTTFQMSNIQAGTGAGNVIPGEMVVDFNFRFSTESTPQGLRDRVHALLDDHGLEYQLDWTLSGEPFLTPVGSLSAAISAAITEETGVTTELSTTGGTSDGRFIARVCPQVVEFGPLNASIHKINEYVPLDQIAPLARIYRRTLEHLLL; translated from the coding sequence CTGACGCTGCTGGAGCAGTTGATCGCGCGTCCGTCGGTAACGCCGAATGACGCCGGCTGCCTGGCCCTGATCGGTGATCGGCTGGCGGCGCTGGGCTTCACGCTGGAGCGGATGGACAGCGGCCCGGCCGACTTCCATGTCCACAACCTGTGGGCGGTGAAAAACGGCCGCCAGCCGGACGGCCCGCGACTGGTGTTTGCCGGCCACACCGATGTGGTGCCCACGGGCGAACTGGCCCGCTGGACCAGCGACCCCTTCGTGCCTACCGTGCGGGACGGCCGCCTGTATGGCCGCGGCGCCGCCGACATGAAAACCTCGCTGGCCGCCATGGTGGTGGCCGCCGAGGACTTCGTGGCGGCGCATCCGGACCATGCCGGCAGCATCGCCTTCCTGCTCACCAGTGACGAAGAAGGCCCTGCCCGCGATGGCACCGTGGTCTGCGTAGAGCGGCTGCGTGAACGGGGCGAACGGCTGGATTTCTGCATCGTGGGTGAACCGACGTCGGTGGAACAGCTGGGCGATACCGTCAAGAACGGCCGCCGGGGCTCCTTGTCCGGGCGCCTGCGGGTGATCGGCATCCAGGGCCATGTGGCTTATCCGCACTTGGCCCGCAACCCCGTCCATCAGGCCGCCCCGGCCCTGGCCGCGCTGGCCGGCATGACCTGGGATGCCGGCAATGCCTACTTCCCGCCCACCACCTTCCAGATGTCCAATATCCAGGCCGGCACCGGTGCCGGCAATGTGATCCCTGGTGAGATGGTGGTGGATTTCAATTTCCGCTTCTCCACCGAGTCCACCCCGCAGGGTCTGCGTGACCGCGTGCATGCCCTGCTGGACGACCACGGCCTGGAGTACCAGCTCGACTGGACCTTGTCCGGCGAGCCTTTCCTGACCCCCGTGGGCAGCCTTTCGGCTGCCATCAGCGCCGCCATCACCGAGGAAACTGGCGTCACCACGGAACTCTCCACCACCGGCGGCACCTCGGATGGCCGCTTCATTGCGCGCGTCTGCCCGCAGGTGGTGGAATTCGGACCGCTCAATGCGAGCATCCACAAGATCAACGAATATGTGCCGCTGGATCAGATCGCCCCGTTGGCGCGCATCTACCGCCGCACCCTGGAGCATTTGCTGCTGTGA